In Fluviicola taffensis DSM 16823, the following are encoded in one genomic region:
- a CDS encoding nuclear transport factor 2 family protein, with protein MKMIKLIPILFIGFYLVSSGVTKPKPSETETIDQLIDNWHKAAAEANYTNYFQFMSDNFIYLGTDPTERWNKEEFGAFCKPYFDKGKAWDFRKIERHIEISKDGKFAWFDEKIDTWMKDCRGSGVLIKIGKEWKIAQYNLAVLVENDKIQDFIRLRNELKD; from the coding sequence ATGAAAATGATTAAACTTATCCCCATTCTTTTTATTGGATTCTATCTTGTTTCCTCTGGAGTTACTAAGCCAAAACCAAGTGAAACAGAAACAATTGATCAATTAATTGATAATTGGCACAAAGCCGCCGCTGAAGCAAATTATACCAACTATTTCCAATTCATGTCGGATAATTTCATCTATTTGGGAACCGATCCCACAGAACGGTGGAATAAAGAAGAATTCGGAGCATTTTGTAAACCTTATTTTGATAAAGGAAAAGCGTGGGATTTTCGAAAAATCGAACGTCACATTGAAATCTCGAAAGATGGAAAATTTGCTTGGTTCGACGAAAAAATTGACACGTGGATGAAGGATTGTAGAGGAAGTGGCGTATTGATTAAAATTGGAAAAGAGTGGAAAATCGCTCAATACAATTTAGCCGTATTGGTAGAAAATGATAAAATTCAAGATTTTATTCGTTTGCGGAATGAATTGAAAGATTAG